DNA from Halorarum salinum:
AGCAACCTGAAGTTCTGGTAACGACCGACGAACTCCACGACCTACACCCGACACAACACAACAATGCACGAACACGACGTCATCGTGGTCGGCGCCGGCGGCGCGGGGCTCCGCGCGGCCATCGCCGCCCAGGAGGAGGGCGCGGACGTTGCCATCGTCTCGAAGCTGCACCCCGTTCGAAGCCACACGGGGGCGGCCGAGGGCGGCATCAACGCCGCGCTTCGCGAGGGCGACTCCTGGGAGGACCACGCGTACGACACCATGAAGGGCTCGGACTACCTCGGCGACGCGCCGGCGGTCGAGACCCTCTGCAAGCAGAGTCCGAACGAGACCATCCAGCTCGAACACTGGGGGATGGCGTTCTCGCGGGACGACGACGGACGCGTCTCCCAGCGGCCGTTCGGCGGCCTCTCGTTCCCCCGAACGACCTACGCCGGCGCCGAGACGGGCCACCAGCTGCTCCACACGATGTACGAGCAGGTCGTCAAGCGCGGCGTCACCGTCTACGACGAGTGGTACGTCACCGACCTCGCGGTCACCGACGAGGAGCGGCCGGAGGACCGCACCTGCCACGGCGTCGTCGCCTACGACATCTCGACCGGCGAGCTCTCGGGCTTCCGGGCGAACGACGGCGTCATCCTCGCCACCGGCGGACCCGGGCAGGTGTACGACCACACGACGAACGCGGTGTCCAACACCGGTGACGGCGTGGCGATGGCCTACCGCGCCGGCGTCCCGATGGAGGACATGGAGTTCATCCAGTTCCACCCGACGAGCCTGCCCAGCACGGGCGTGCTCATCTCCGAGGGCGTGCGCGGCGAGGGCGGCATCCTCTACAACGCCGAGGGCGAGCGGTTCATGTTCGAGTACGGCTACGCGAGCAACGACGGCGAACTCGCCTCCCGCGACGTCGTCGCCCGGGCGGAGCTGAGCGAGGTGAACGCGGGTCGCGGCATCGAGGACGAGTACGTCCACCTCGACATGCGCCACCTCGGCGAGGAGCGAATCATCGACCGACTGGAGAACATCCTCCACCTCGCGGAGGACTTCGAGGGCGTCGACGCGCTGGAAGAGCCCATGCCGGTGAAGCCCGGCCAGCACTACGCGATGGGCGGCATCGAGACGGACGAGAACGGCGAGACGTGCATCGCCGGCCTGTACGCGGCCGGCGAGTGCGCCTGCGCCTCCGTCCACGGCGCGAACCGCCTCGGCGGCAACGCGCTGCCCGAACTCATCATCTTCGGCAAGCGCGCGGGCCAACACGCGGCAGGGAAGGACCTCGGCGAAGCGAAGGTGACCACGGGCCAGCAGGGGGAGTACGAACTCGGCGAGGTCGACAGCCCCGTCGAACCCGGTGCCGTCGACGCGTCGGGCACCGACGACGCCGCGGCGGACGGCGGCGTCAGGGCGGACGCGTCGACGGCCGACTCCGAGGACGTGGTCGACCGCGCCGTCGAGGCCGAGCGCGAGCGCGTCCAGGCGCTGCTCGACCGCGACGAGGGCGTCCAGCACGCCGAGATCCGCTCGGCCGTCCAGGAGTCGATGACAGAGAACGTCAACGTGTTCCGCGAGGAGGCCGGACTGAAGCAGGCGCTGCGCGACATCCGCGAGGCCCGCGAGCGCTACGAGGACGTGTTCGTGAATGACCCCTCGCGGACGTTCAACACCGACCTGGTCCAGACCATCGAGACGCGCAACGTCCTCGACCTGGCGGAAGCGATCACCCTCGGCGCGCTCGCGCGCGAGGAGTTCCGCGGCGCCCACTGGCGCGCGGAGTTCCAGGAGCGTAACGACGAGGAGTGGTTGAAACACACCCTGCTGTCGTGGAACGACGGCACGCCGGAACTGTGGTACAAGCCAGTCATCCTCGAGGGCGAGGAGAAGCGGTACGAGCCGAAGATCCGCTCGTACTGAGCCCCCCGGCGCGCGGGAACGAGTCCCCGACGCAACTCTTGCCGAACCCGTCCGTCAGAAGTCGAATTCAACGACCGACAGGTGTCGTCCCCGTGTCCGCGCAGGTCCGTCGGGCCCCGCTCCCCCTCGCGTTCGAGGCGTTCGAACGT
Protein-coding regions in this window:
- a CDS encoding FAD-binding protein → MHEHDVIVVGAGGAGLRAAIAAQEEGADVAIVSKLHPVRSHTGAAEGGINAALREGDSWEDHAYDTMKGSDYLGDAPAVETLCKQSPNETIQLEHWGMAFSRDDDGRVSQRPFGGLSFPRTTYAGAETGHQLLHTMYEQVVKRGVTVYDEWYVTDLAVTDEERPEDRTCHGVVAYDISTGELSGFRANDGVILATGGPGQVYDHTTNAVSNTGDGVAMAYRAGVPMEDMEFIQFHPTSLPSTGVLISEGVRGEGGILYNAEGERFMFEYGYASNDGELASRDVVARAELSEVNAGRGIEDEYVHLDMRHLGEERIIDRLENILHLAEDFEGVDALEEPMPVKPGQHYAMGGIETDENGETCIAGLYAAGECACASVHGANRLGGNALPELIIFGKRAGQHAAGKDLGEAKVTTGQQGEYELGEVDSPVEPGAVDASGTDDAAADGGVRADASTADSEDVVDRAVEAERERVQALLDRDEGVQHAEIRSAVQESMTENVNVFREEAGLKQALRDIREARERYEDVFVNDPSRTFNTDLVQTIETRNVLDLAEAITLGALAREEFRGAHWRAEFQERNDEEWLKHTLLSWNDGTPELWYKPVILEGEEKRYEPKIRSY